Part of the Catalinimonas alkaloidigena genome is shown below.
TTACTTACCGTGACATTTTACAAATGTACGAAGATGGTTTTTATACCATAGAGCGAGAGGAGTTCGAAAGAGTACAAGCCATGGTGAGTGAAGAAACAGAAAAGGAGCATATACTTGAAGATTAAACTATAAGTTTTCTTCACGTTCTTCTGTGTTTGTTTTCTGTAAAAGTTTTTCCCACCCCCATATTTGTTCAGCAGAGGTATCACGATACTTTTCAGTGAGCTTGCGTAATACATCTGCTCTGTCGCTTAGTTTTCGAGCCTGTTTCTCTGCAACATCTATTTTTTTCTCGATTTCCCCGTCAAATTTTTCGTCTTGGTCATCCAGCATAGCCTTGACTTTTACTTTTGTTAAAGTTAACAACTCCCTTATAATTTTTTTGTATTTTGTTACAAGAAATTTCTTGCTAAAAATTTAGAGTTTTTAATCAATTCACATTTTTCCTTTGCTATAATTTTTTATAAAAGTCAAGATTTAATAAGTAAGCTTCTTTTCTATTTTTGCTTCCCGAAAATGACGTGAAATTCACTTTGATCGTTCTAATATTATTATTTAAAAGCTCAACACATGCAGCAGCATATTTCAAAAATTGCCGAAGAGTTACAAATCAAGGCTTCACAAGTGTCCGCAACCATCAAGCTACTTGATGAGGGCGCTACTGTTCCTTTTATCTCTCGTTACCGAAAAGAAATGACTGGAAGCTTAGACGAAGTTGCCGTTACTAACATAAGAGATCGGGTGACACAACTTAGAGAGCTGGACAAACGCAGAGAAAGTATTCTTAAATCAATAGAGGAGCAGGGAAAGCTGACTAGCGAGCTGACGGATAAAATTAATGCCGCTGAGAACATGGCCCGCTTGGAAGATTTATACCTACCTTATAAACCAAAAAGAAGAACTAAAGCAACCATAGCCAAAGAAAAAGGGCTTGAACCTTTAGCAACTTTAATCTTCGAGCAGGAAAAAGCAAACTTAGCTGAAGAAGCAAGAAAATATATAGATGCTGAAAAAGAAGTTAACAATGAAGAAGAAGCGCTTCAGGGGGCGCGTGATATAATCGCGGAATGGATAAATGAAGATCAGGAAGCTCGCGCGAACATGCGAGATTTATTCATGAAAAAAGCAACTTTCCAGTGTAAAGTAATTAGTGGAAAAGAAGAAGAAGGGCAAAAGTATAAGGACTATTTTGAATGGGAAGAACCGGTTAAAACAGCCCCTTCACATCGTGTTCTGGCAATGAGAAGAGGCGAGAAGGAAATGATCCTTATGCTTAATATCACACCCCCGGAGGAAGAAGCTTTGCAATTGCTGAAAAAATCTTTTGTAAAAGGTAATTCACCGCTCTCAGAGCAAGTAGAATTGGCTACCAAAGACAGTTACAAGCGCCTACTCAAACCTTCCATAGAAACAGATATAAGACTGTCAACCAAGAAAAAAGCCGATGAAGAAGCAATCCATGTTTTTACTGACAACTTAAGGGAATTATTGATGTCCTCTCCCCTGGGTGAAAAAAACACCCTGGCTATTGATCCTGGTTTTCGTACAGGCTGCAAACTTGTATGTTTGAATAAGCAGGGAAGGTTACTTGAAAACACAGCCATTTTCCCTAATGAACCGCAGCGTAAAACAACTGAGGCTGAAGCAATAATACTGGCATACTGCCAGAAGTATGAAATAGAAGCAATCGCCATAGGTAATGGGACAGCCAGCAGAGAAACAGAGGCTTTCGTACGGGGAATTAAGCATTTGCCAAAAAATATACAGATAGTGATGGTCAATGAAAGCGGGGCGTCAGTATACTCCGCGTCTGATGTTGCCAGAGAAGAGTTTCCCGACTATGACCTTACTGTAAGAGGTGCAGTTTCTATCGGTAGAAGGTTGATGGACCCTCTCGCGGAGCTGGTAAAATTGGACCCTAAATCCATAGGGGTAGGACAATACCAACACGACGTAGACCAGACGGCCTTACGTCAGAGTCTGGACGATACGGTAGTCAGTTGTGTAAACAACGTAGGTGTGGAAGTAAATACAGCGAGTAAGCAATTGTTGACATATGTATCCGGTTTGGGCCCTTCCTTAGCACAGAGCATTGTTAACTACCGGGATGAGAAAGGCCCCTTTAAAACGAGAGGAGAACTCTTGAGCATACCTCGTCTTGGGAATAAAGCATTTGAGCAGGCTGCGGGATTTTTAAGAATAAGAGATGCGGATAACCCACTTGACCGTAGTGCGGTTCACCCTGAAAGATACGAAACTGTCAACCAGATGGCAGCTGACCTGGGCTGTACCATAGAAGATTTGATCAAGGATGAAAACTTACGTAAGCGCATTAACTTAAAGCAGTATGTATCAGAAGATGTAGGGCTTCCTACGCTGGAAGATATCATGGCTGAGCTTTCCAAACCCGGCCGTGACCCCCGCGAACAGTTTGAAGCTTTTCAGTTTATGGAAGGTGTACATGAGATAGAAGATTTGAAAGTAGGGATGAAACTACCCGGCATCGTTACCAATGTTACAAATTTTGGAGCATTTGTTGACCTCGGAGTTCACCAGGACGGATTAGTACACATTAGCCATCTGGCTGATAAGTTTGTGGATAACCCCGCTGAAATTGTTAAAGTACACCAGCAAGTGCAGGTAACAGTGATGGAAGTGGATGTTGCCAGAAAAAGAATTGGACTATCTATGAAAAGTGATCCCTTTGCTCCACCAAAAAAAGGTGGAAACAAACCCGCGAAAAAAAGAAGTAAGCAGGAGGGTGACAGTGGGGATCTTCAATCTAAACTTGCCATGCTAAAAAACAAATTCAGATAATATTAAAGCTCATCAAGTATGATGAGCTTTTTTTTCTGTCATATGGATGAGTTCGGTGATCAGCCCTGTCCAGCCGGTCTGATGGGAAGCACCGAGCCCCCTTCCATCATCCCCATGAAAATACTCATAAAATAAGATATGATCCTGAAAATGAGGATCTGTCTGGAACTTCTTCTGATCACCAAACACTACTCTTTTTCCCTCTTCATTCTTTTTAAAAATATTGATGAGGCGATGGCTGATGTTTTGAGCAATTTTGTCCAGTGTAAGAAAATTTCCGGAGCCCGTAGGATGTTCCAGACGAAAACTTTCTCCATAATATTCATGGAATTTCATTAAAGATTCTACGATGAGGAAGTTGATAGGAAACCAAACCGGCCCTCTCCAATTTGAATTCCCACCGAACATAGATGAATCCGACTCTCCGGGTAAGTAGGATACCGAATGTGGATGCCCATCCACAGAATACTGATAAGGGTTCTCATGATGAAACTTAGAAAGCGCTCTAATTCCATATTCTGATAAAAATTCATCTTCATCTAACATACGTCTTAGGATGCATTTCAGACGGTGAACCCTCACCAGGGATAACATTCTGGTTTCCCCTTTTCCGTGTTCATACCAGCGAGAAATCAATGAACCCAGATCTGGACGATTACGCAATACCCACTGCAGACGGCGGGTAAAGTCGGGCAAAGCTTCCAGGAGCTCTGGAGTAAGTACCTCAACTGCAAAAAGAGGGATGATACCTACAATTGACCTGACCTTCAGAATTTGAGTAGAGCCGTTTTCCAGGTGCACTGCATCATAATAAAACTCATCAGTCTCATCCCAAAGGTCTACTCCTTCTTTACCTATATTAAACATCGCACCAGCAATGGAAAGGAAGTGCTCAAAAAATTTAGAAGCCATCTCCTGATAGTAAGGACGGTGTTGTGATATTTCCAATGCTATCCTCAACATATTAAGCGAATACATTGCCATCCAGGCGGTAGCATCTGCCTGCTCCAGCCTGCCACCAGTAGGTAGCCCATGGCTACGGTCAAACACGCCAATGTTGTCAAGTCCTAAGAAGCCTCCCTCAAAGAGGTTACTCCCACTTGTGTCTTTTTGGTTGACCCACCAGGTGAAATTCATGAGCAATTTGTGGAAGATTTTTTCCAGAAACTCAATATCTCCGGTGCCCATTCTTTCTTTGTCTATACTGTAAACCTTCCATGCACTCCAGGCATGTACAGGTGGATTGACATCGCTGAAGTTCCACTCATAGGCGGGAATCTGCCCGTTGGGGTGCATATAGTATTCGCGCAGCATCAGCAGGAGCTGCCGTTTGGCAAAACTGGGATCCAGACGGGCTAAAGGAATACAATGAAATGCCAAATCCCAGGCAGCATACCAGGGATACTCCCATTTGTCAGGCATTGAGATAATATTATTATTTACCAGATGCCTCCAGCTATTGTTTCTTCCATTTCTACGATGCGGACTACTTTTATTAAACTTTGGATCCCCGTTGAGCCATTGATTAATATCGTAAGCGTAGAGTTGCTTGCTCCACAGCATACCCGCATAAGCTTGCCGTT
Proteins encoded:
- a CDS encoding Tex family protein; translation: MQQHISKIAEELQIKASQVSATIKLLDEGATVPFISRYRKEMTGSLDEVAVTNIRDRVTQLRELDKRRESILKSIEEQGKLTSELTDKINAAENMARLEDLYLPYKPKRRTKATIAKEKGLEPLATLIFEQEKANLAEEARKYIDAEKEVNNEEEALQGARDIIAEWINEDQEARANMRDLFMKKATFQCKVISGKEEEGQKYKDYFEWEEPVKTAPSHRVLAMRRGEKEMILMLNITPPEEEALQLLKKSFVKGNSPLSEQVELATKDSYKRLLKPSIETDIRLSTKKKADEEAIHVFTDNLRELLMSSPLGEKNTLAIDPGFRTGCKLVCLNKQGRLLENTAIFPNEPQRKTTEAEAIILAYCQKYEIEAIAIGNGTASRETEAFVRGIKHLPKNIQIVMVNESGASVYSASDVAREEFPDYDLTVRGAVSIGRRLMDPLAELVKLDPKSIGVGQYQHDVDQTALRQSLDDTVVSCVNNVGVEVNTASKQLLTYVSGLGPSLAQSIVNYRDEKGPFKTRGELLSIPRLGNKAFEQAAGFLRIRDADNPLDRSAVHPERYETVNQMAADLGCTIEDLIKDENLRKRINLKQYVSEDVGLPTLEDIMAELSKPGRDPREQFEAFQFMEGVHEIEDLKVGMKLPGIVTNVTNFGAFVDLGVHQDGLVHISHLADKFVDNPAEIVKVHQQVQVTVMEVDVARKRIGLSMKSDPFAPPKKGGNKPAKKRSKQEGDSGDLQSKLAMLKNKFR
- a CDS encoding MGH1-like glycoside hydrolase domain-containing protein, whose translation is MSDQNLQNPEWGRVLSTTDNKTWKRFGPYLSERQWGTVREDYSEHGFAWGAFTHDMARSKAYRWGEDGIAGLSDNKQQFCFALAMWNGNDPILKERLFGLANHEGNHGEDVKEYYYYLDSTPTHTYMKMLYKYPIQAFPYAKLLKGSASRTKQDPEYELIDTGIFEKNDYFDVFVEYAKAAEDDILVKIKVVNRSAKAAPFHLLPTAWFRNSWSWGHDDYRPELIASRTRKLIAIKYKMQKDAFLHYEGEPGLLFCENETNWEKLEGGKNERPYTKDGINDYVVKGLDNKVNHELVGTKASLYWKKVLAPNEVWETRLRMSTNQNEPFSDFEDIFSQRVKEADIFYQDLQKEVTDPDLLSIQRQAYAGMLWSKQLYAYDINQWLNGDPKFNKSSPHRRNGRNNSWRHLVNNNIISMPDKWEYPWYAAWDLAFHCIPLARLDPSFAKRQLLLMLREYYMHPNGQIPAYEWNFSDVNPPVHAWSAWKVYSIDKERMGTGDIEFLEKIFHKLLMNFTWWVNQKDTSGSNLFEGGFLGLDNIGVFDRSHGLPTGGRLEQADATAWMAMYSLNMLRIALEISQHRPYYQEMASKFFEHFLSIAGAMFNIGKEGVDLWDETDEFYYDAVHLENGSTQILKVRSIVGIIPLFAVEVLTPELLEALPDFTRRLQWVLRNRPDLGSLISRWYEHGKGETRMLSLVRVHRLKCILRRMLDEDEFLSEYGIRALSKFHHENPYQYSVDGHPHSVSYLPGESDSSMFGGNSNWRGPVWFPINFLIVESLMKFHEYYGESFRLEHPTGSGNFLTLDKIAQNISHRLINIFKKNEEGKRVVFGDQKKFQTDPHFQDHILFYEYFHGDDGRGLGASHQTGWTGLITELIHMTEKKAHHT